A region from the Salidesulfovibrio onnuriiensis genome encodes:
- the galE gene encoding UDP-glucose 4-epimerase GalE, protein MGKTLITGGAGYIGSHTAKELASRDKDVVVLDNLSYGHRDFLQWGEFEEGDLEDRAFLKDVFARHSIDEVVHFAAFIAVGESVEKPRMYYENNVRNTLNLLGAMQDAGVGRIVFSSTAAVYGEPQTPTLAEDHPLSPLSPYAWSKRMVEQVIRDYGKAYGLKSAILRYFNAAGADPETDVGERHQPETHLIPLILHAALGIRDSIKIFGTDYATPDGTCLRDYIHVTDLAEAHALALDHLAGGGDSDIFNLGNGNGFSVREVIDMAREVTGREIPVETAERRAGDSPALVSSSEKARRVLGWRPRHADVREIIETAWRWHRKDLKR, encoded by the coding sequence ATGGGCAAAACACTGATCACCGGCGGCGCCGGATACATCGGGTCGCACACGGCCAAGGAATTGGCCTCCCGCGACAAGGACGTGGTCGTTCTGGACAATCTTTCCTACGGCCACCGCGATTTCCTGCAATGGGGCGAATTCGAGGAGGGGGACCTGGAGGACAGGGCCTTTCTCAAGGACGTCTTCGCCCGGCATTCCATCGACGAGGTGGTGCATTTCGCGGCCTTCATCGCGGTGGGGGAATCCGTGGAAAAGCCGCGCATGTACTATGAAAACAACGTGCGCAACACCCTGAACCTGCTGGGGGCCATGCAGGACGCCGGCGTGGGACGCATCGTGTTTTCCTCCACGGCCGCCGTCTACGGCGAACCGCAGACCCCGACCCTGGCCGAGGATCATCCCCTGTCCCCGCTCTCGCCCTATGCCTGGTCCAAACGCATGGTGGAGCAGGTCATCCGGGACTACGGCAAGGCCTACGGACTCAAGAGCGCCATCCTGCGCTACTTCAACGCGGCCGGGGCCGACCCGGAAACGGACGTGGGCGAACGGCACCAGCCCGAGACCCATCTCATCCCGCTCATTCTGCACGCCGCCCTGGGCATCCGGGACAGCATCAAGATCTTCGGCACGGACTACGCCACCCCGGACGGGACCTGCCTACGCGACTACATCCACGTCACGGACCTGGCCGAGGCCCACGCCCTGGCCCTGGACCATCTGGCGGGCGGCGGCGATTCCGACATCTTCAACCTGGGCAACGGCAACGGGTTTTCCGTGCGCGAGGTCATCGACATGGCCCGGGAGGTGACCGGCCGGGAGATTCCCGTGGAAACCGCCGAGCGAAGGGCGGGCGACTCCCCGGCGCTGGTCAGTTCCTCGGAAAAGGCCCGGCGCGTCCTTGGCTGGCGGCCCAGGCACGCGGACGTGCGCGAAATCATCGAAACGGCCTGGCGCTGGCACCGCAAGGACCTGAAACGATAG
- the hemW gene encoding radical SAM family heme chaperone HemW, with translation MAIYSGDELSIRPAFPGAAGTRKKAVRDEASGLLLYIHVPFCRSRCHYCTFHSQAFNQVTFAWYHKTLLKEIELWGERLKRPRLKTVYFGGGTPSLIPPHQLDSIMKALRTHFTFQQGMEITLEANPDSATDISYFRALLSMGVNRLSLGFQSLDDGELYMLGRPHSASQAVQSYRDARSAGFHNISVDFIWGLPGQRMQAWIKTLETVVKLKPEHLSAYNLTLEPYTVMGKKFDDGEFKLPKENELGRMFIYGAEFLESHGYMQYEVSNFARMGFMSRHNSGYWSGEDYLGLGPSAVSTLGKRRFTNPCYMDEYDAAVRGGFVGEDFEELTDQDRLRELVMLSLRTTKGLDLKEFRKRAGYDLVKRQEPLLSALHRENLVRINRGRLKLTKNGMLASNPIIRRLVFDD, from the coding sequence ATGGCCATCTACAGCGGCGACGAACTCTCCATACGCCCGGCCTTTCCCGGTGCGGCAGGCACCCGCAAGAAGGCTGTCCGGGACGAGGCTTCCGGCCTGCTGCTCTACATCCACGTGCCCTTTTGCCGGTCGCGCTGCCACTACTGCACCTTCCACTCCCAGGCCTTCAACCAGGTGACCTTCGCCTGGTACCACAAGACCCTGCTCAAGGAGATCGAGCTCTGGGGCGAACGGCTCAAGCGCCCCCGGCTCAAGACCGTCTACTTCGGCGGCGGTACCCCCAGCCTGATCCCGCCGCACCAGCTGGACTCCATCATGAAGGCCCTGCGCACGCACTTCACCTTCCAGCAGGGCATGGAGATCACCCTGGAGGCCAATCCGGACTCGGCCACGGACATCAGCTATTTCCGCGCGCTCCTGAGCATGGGCGTCAACCGCCTCTCCCTCGGCTTCCAGAGCCTGGACGACGGCGAGCTGTACATGCTCGGCCGTCCGCACTCCGCGTCTCAGGCCGTGCAGTCTTACAGGGACGCGCGCAGCGCCGGGTTCCACAACATCAGCGTGGACTTCATCTGGGGCCTGCCCGGCCAGCGCATGCAGGCCTGGATCAAAACCCTGGAAACCGTGGTCAAGCTGAAGCCCGAGCACCTCTCGGCCTACAACCTGACCCTGGAGCCCTACACGGTCATGGGCAAGAAGTTCGACGACGGCGAATTCAAGCTGCCCAAGGAAAACGAACTGGGCCGCATGTTCATCTACGGGGCCGAGTTCCTGGAATCCCACGGCTACATGCAGTACGAGGTCTCCAACTTCGCGCGCATGGGCTTCATGTCCCGCCACAACAGCGGCTACTGGTCCGGAGAGGACTACCTGGGCCTGGGGCCCTCGGCCGTTTCCACCCTCGGCAAGCGCCGCTTCACCAACCCGTGCTACATGGACGAATACGACGCGGCCGTGCGAGGCGGGTTCGTAGGCGAGGACTTCGAGGAACTGACCGACCAGGACCGGCTGCGCGAGCTGGTCATGCTCAGCCTGCGCACCACCAAGGGCCTGGATCTCAAGGAATTCCGCAAACGGGCCGGGTACGACCTGGTCAAACGCCAGGAGCCGCTCCTGAGCGCCTTGCACCGGGAAAACCTGGTGCGCATCAACCGGGGCCGCCTCAAGCTGACCAAGAACGGCATGCTGGCCTCCAACCCCATCATACGAAGACTAGTCTTCGACGACTGA
- a CDS encoding epoxyqueuosine reductase QueH has translation MNEKILLHMCCGPCSITTVQTLQDQGYEVTGLYYNPNIHPLTEYAKRRDGCLEVAEKLGFKVLVKDGEYRPQDWFRAVAYRENNRCFHCYANRLERTASIAKRGGFDCFSTTLLYSKFQKHDDIAALGRDLEGGKTRFLYHDFREGWKEGIALSKEWGIYRQQYCGCLYSENERYHKELRTE, from the coding sequence ATGAACGAGAAAATATTGCTGCACATGTGCTGCGGACCGTGCAGCATCACCACCGTGCAGACCCTGCAGGACCAGGGGTATGAAGTCACCGGGCTGTATTACAACCCGAACATCCATCCCCTGACCGAATACGCGAAACGCCGCGACGGCTGCCTGGAAGTGGCGGAAAAGCTGGGTTTCAAGGTCCTGGTCAAGGACGGCGAATACCGGCCCCAGGACTGGTTCCGCGCAGTCGCCTACCGGGAGAACAACCGCTGCTTCCACTGCTATGCCAACAGGCTGGAACGCACCGCGTCCATTGCCAAACGCGGCGGGTTCGACTGCTTCAGCACCACCCTGCTCTACAGCAAGTTCCAGAAACACGATGACATCGCGGCGCTGGGGCGCGACCTGGAGGGCGGCAAGACCCGGTTCCTGTACCACGATTTCCGGGAAGGCTGGAAAGAGGGCATTGCCCTGAGCAAGGAATGGGGCATCTACCGGCAGCAGTACTGCGGCTGCCTTTACAGCGAAAACGAACGCTACCACAAGGAACTCAGGACGGAGTAA
- a CDS encoding transporter substrate-binding domain-containing protein, with amino-acid sequence MSTACRIAAILTLSLCFGLFGAVFGRAESVRIVYDQWPPYEYTDSRQRPAGISYEVTRAVLKAMGIEISSAKGVPWSRGLQMLELGQADILLSGIRCPKREKFALFPSESMLTAQWRVFVPCFRSREHQYTSLESLRGKRVGVVQDYAYSPTLLKRLGEIAETQTVLTDEANFRKLMENRIDAALCDHRNGLWLSHQLGLECDVCPAPFLLEEQRIYTLFSKETVNKSFIGRFSEELRIFKTTPEYGRILEQTAPKSE; translated from the coding sequence ATGAGCACGGCTTGCCGTATTGCGGCCATCCTGACACTTTCCCTCTGCTTCGGCCTCTTCGGCGCGGTCTTCGGCCGCGCGGAGTCCGTGCGCATCGTCTATGACCAGTGGCCGCCCTATGAATACACCGACAGCCGCCAGCGGCCCGCAGGCATCTCCTATGAAGTGACCAGGGCCGTGCTGAAGGCCATGGGTATCGAAATCTCCTCCGCAAAAGGCGTTCCCTGGAGCCGAGGGCTCCAGATGCTGGAACTGGGCCAGGCGGACATCCTGCTCAGCGGCATCCGCTGCCCCAAGCGGGAAAAATTCGCCCTGTTTCCATCGGAATCCATGCTCACGGCCCAATGGCGAGTCTTTGTCCCCTGTTTCCGCTCCCGGGAGCACCAGTACACCTCCCTTGAATCCCTCCGGGGAAAACGGGTGGGTGTGGTCCAGGATTACGCCTACTCGCCCACCCTGCTGAAACGCCTGGGGGAAATCGCGGAAACGCAGACCGTGCTCACCGACGAGGCCAACTTCCGCAAGCTCATGGAAAACCGCATCGACGCGGCCCTGTGCGACCACCGCAACGGCCTCTGGCTGAGCCACCAGCTCGGCCTGGAATGCGACGTCTGCCCGGCGCCCTTCCTTCTGGAAGAACAGCGCATCTATACCCTGTTCAGCAAGGAAACCGTGAACAAGAGCTTTATCGGACGCTTTTCCGAGGAATTGCGCATCTTCAAAACCACCCCGGAATATGGCCGAATACTCGAGCAGACCGCGCCGAAAAGCGAATGA
- a CDS encoding substrate-binding periplasmic protein has protein sequence MKYSRLFLAILLIILALPAQAEGTASLRLGMDIWPPYEYQNQQGQSAGIAFAATKAVLAEMGIDLRSVDVLPWGRGLKMLEHGEIDVLISGVYTPEREKIFHYPGESIITAEWRAFVHCYRSNPATYTSIETMDKKTVGTVRSYNYPEKFMKDLDNVAIIDQVNTDETNFRKLVTGRVDAVLSDYLNGLWLLHDLELSSQICVTPLPIGSRELYPFFSKKTVTRDIVDQFTERLRKFKATPAYERLLRSTKSYGQ, from the coding sequence ATGAAGTACTCCCGGTTGTTCCTGGCCATACTGCTGATCATCCTGGCCCTGCCCGCACAGGCGGAAGGGACCGCGTCGTTGCGCCTGGGCATGGATATCTGGCCGCCCTACGAATACCAGAACCAGCAGGGACAATCCGCAGGCATCGCCTTCGCAGCCACCAAGGCCGTGCTCGCGGAAATGGGCATCGACCTGCGCAGCGTGGATGTGCTGCCCTGGGGCCGGGGGCTCAAGATGCTGGAACACGGGGAAATCGACGTGCTCATCAGCGGGGTGTACACCCCGGAACGGGAAAAGATCTTCCACTATCCCGGAGAATCCATCATCACGGCCGAATGGCGGGCCTTCGTGCACTGCTACCGCAGCAACCCGGCCACCTACACCTCCATCGAAACCATGGACAAAAAAACAGTCGGCACGGTGCGCAGCTACAACTATCCTGAAAAATTCATGAAAGACCTGGACAACGTCGCCATCATCGACCAAGTGAACACCGACGAGACCAACTTCCGCAAGCTGGTCACCGGCCGCGTGGACGCGGTGCTCAGCGACTATCTCAACGGCCTGTGGCTCCTGCACGATCTGGAGCTCAGCTCCCAAATCTGCGTCACGCCGCTGCCCATCGGCAGCCGGGAGCTCTACCCCTTTTTCAGCAAAAAGACCGTCACCAGGGATATCGTGGATCAATTCACCGAACGGCTCCGCAAGTTCAAGGCCACCCCGGCGTATGAACGCCTGCTCCGGAGCACCAAGTCCTACGGCCAATAG
- a CDS encoding substrate-binding periplasmic protein yields the protein MKYFRLCLTILLATLALPAWAYETTPLRLGMDIWPPYEFQTTSGRPAGIAFETTRTVLAEMGIELRSVEVLPWARGLKMLEHGEIDVLISGVRTKERESIFHYPEESIITAEWRAFVHCGQSNPAAFTTIETLDKKTVGTVRSYNYPEKFMKKLDSIALIDKVNTDETNFRKLVTDRVDVVLSDYLNGLWLLHVLQLNSQICVTPLPIGSRELYPLFSQKTVAKDIVDRFTERLRKFKATPEYAQLLNRVENLDR from the coding sequence ATGAAGTACTTCCGTCTGTGCCTAACCATATTGCTGGCAACCCTGGCCCTGCCCGCATGGGCCTACGAAACCACGCCTCTGCGTCTGGGCATGGATATCTGGCCGCCCTACGAATTCCAGACCACATCGGGAAGACCCGCGGGCATTGCCTTTGAAACCACCAGGACCGTGCTCGCGGAAATGGGCATCGAACTGCGCAGCGTGGAGGTGCTGCCCTGGGCTCGGGGCCTCAAGATGCTGGAGCACGGGGAAATCGACGTGCTCATCAGCGGGGTGCGCACCAAGGAGCGGGAAAGCATCTTCCACTACCCCGAAGAATCCATCATCACGGCCGAGTGGCGGGCCTTCGTGCACTGCGGCCAAAGCAACCCGGCCGCCTTCACCACCATCGAGACCCTGGACAAAAAGACAGTCGGCACGGTTCGCAGCTACAACTACCCTGAAAAATTCATGAAAAAGCTGGACAGCATTGCCCTCATCGACAAGGTGAACACCGACGAGACCAACTTCCGCAAGCTGGTCACCGATCGCGTGGACGTGGTGCTCAGCGATTATCTCAACGGGCTCTGGCTCCTGCACGTGCTGCAGCTCAACTCCCAAATCTGCGTCACGCCGCTGCCCATCGGCAGCCGGGAACTCTATCCCCTTTTCAGCCAAAAGACCGTCGCCAAAGATATCGTGGATCGATTCACCGAACGGCTCCGCAAGTTCAAGGCCACCCCGGAATATGCACAGCTGCTCAACAGGGTCGAAAATCTCGACCGATAG
- a CDS encoding peptide transporter, with translation MYDDKELKEYRDLMKPPDRFEEGFDWKTFIGAIFIGFLMMPGSMYLQLVIGQGIGPAARWVTIILFAEIAKRSYSELKQQEIFLLYYMAGAALASPFQGLLWNQYLVQSDAARMLGLTEFIPHWVAPGLESASYLDRSFFHGDWLIPILLLIGAQLVQRIDHFGLGYSLYRLTSDVEKLPFPMAPVGALGTMALAESTEDRKTGWKWRVFSIGGMIGLAFGFFYVLLPALSGLLFQETIRLIPIPWIELTRHTEDVLPAVATGLQFDLGLVFIGMVLPFWAVIGGLVGLIITVVANPVLYHHGILHRWHPGMETVETVFANNFDFYMSFGIGLGLAIALIGVYYVVKSFKGSGDGKLDFSVLLKTNMNRGDINIWVSLSIYVFSTLAYIFLCVWLVPSFPWIFFVLYGFVYTPVVSYVTARMEGVAGQFISLPMVREFSFIAGAKFFGYQGIEIWYAPIPIHNYGEATVQFRQIELTGTSLKGIIKAELVVFPVVMVASLLFSQFLWQLAPIPSPQYPFAQELWHLQALNTLLLQTSTLEGNSLFFEALSGPIVLGGIGLGVGLYALLNVLGLPVLLVYGVVRGLGQSTPHGLILEVIGALLGRFYFLKKYGAQWRHYAPVLLAGFSCGMGLTGMFAMGCTLILKSLGRLAY, from the coding sequence ATGTACGACGACAAGGAACTCAAAGAGTATCGCGACCTGATGAAGCCGCCGGACCGCTTCGAGGAGGGCTTCGATTGGAAGACCTTTATCGGGGCCATCTTCATCGGCTTCCTGATGATGCCCGGCAGCATGTATCTGCAGTTGGTCATCGGCCAGGGCATCGGTCCGGCCGCCCGCTGGGTGACCATCATCCTGTTCGCGGAAATCGCCAAGCGCTCGTACTCGGAACTCAAGCAGCAGGAAATCTTCCTGCTCTACTACATGGCGGGCGCGGCCCTGGCCTCGCCGTTCCAGGGCCTGCTCTGGAACCAGTATCTGGTGCAGTCCGACGCCGCGCGCATGCTCGGCCTCACGGAATTCATCCCCCACTGGGTGGCCCCGGGCCTGGAATCGGCCTCCTACCTGGACCGGAGCTTCTTCCACGGCGACTGGCTCATCCCGATCCTGCTGCTCATCGGTGCGCAGCTCGTGCAGCGCATCGACCACTTCGGGCTGGGCTACAGCCTCTACCGGCTGACATCGGACGTGGAAAAGCTGCCCTTCCCCATGGCCCCGGTGGGCGCGCTGGGCACCATGGCCCTGGCCGAATCCACCGAGGACCGCAAGACCGGCTGGAAATGGCGCGTCTTTTCCATCGGCGGCATGATCGGCCTGGCCTTCGGCTTCTTCTACGTGCTCCTGCCAGCCCTCTCGGGATTATTGTTCCAGGAGACCATACGGCTCATTCCCATCCCGTGGATCGAACTGACGCGGCACACCGAGGATGTGCTGCCCGCAGTGGCCACGGGCCTGCAGTTCGACCTGGGCCTGGTGTTCATCGGCATGGTGCTGCCCTTCTGGGCGGTCATCGGCGGACTGGTGGGGCTGATCATCACCGTGGTGGCCAACCCGGTCCTGTACCACCACGGCATCCTGCACCGCTGGCACCCGGGCATGGAAACCGTGGAAACGGTCTTCGCCAACAACTTCGACTTCTACATGAGCTTCGGCATCGGGCTGGGCCTAGCCATCGCGCTCATCGGCGTCTACTACGTGGTCAAGTCGTTCAAGGGCTCGGGCGACGGCAAGCTGGACTTCTCGGTGCTGCTCAAGACCAACATGAACCGGGGCGACATCAACATCTGGGTCTCGCTGTCCATCTACGTGTTCTCCACCCTGGCCTACATCTTCCTGTGCGTCTGGCTGGTGCCGTCCTTCCCGTGGATATTCTTCGTGCTCTACGGCTTCGTGTACACGCCCGTGGTCTCCTACGTGACCGCACGCATGGAGGGCGTGGCCGGGCAGTTCATCAGCCTGCCCATGGTGCGCGAATTCTCGTTCATTGCCGGGGCCAAGTTCTTCGGCTACCAGGGCATCGAAATCTGGTACGCGCCCATCCCCATCCACAACTACGGGGAGGCCACGGTGCAATTCCGGCAGATCGAGCTTACGGGCACCAGTCTCAAGGGCATCATCAAGGCCGAACTGGTGGTTTTCCCGGTGGTCATGGTGGCCTCGCTGCTCTTTTCCCAGTTCCTGTGGCAGCTGGCGCCCATCCCCTCGCCGCAGTACCCGTTTGCCCAGGAACTCTGGCATCTGCAGGCCCTCAACACCCTGCTTCTGCAGACCTCGACCCTGGAAGGCAACTCCCTCTTTTTCGAGGCCCTGTCCGGTCCCATCGTGCTGGGCGGCATCGGCCTGGGGGTGGGGCTGTACGCCCTGCTCAACGTGCTGGGGCTGCCCGTGCTCCTGGTCTACGGCGTGGTGCGCGGCCTGGGCCAGTCCACGCCCCATGGCCTGATCCTGGAGGTCATCGGCGCGCTGCTGGGCCGCTTCTACTTCCTGAAGAAATACGGGGCCCAATGGCGGCATTACGCGCCGGTCCTCCTGGCGGGCTTTTCCTGCGGCATGGGCCTGACGGGCATGTTCGCCATGGGCTGCACGCTGATACTCAAATCCCTGGGCAGACTGGCGTATTAA
- a CDS encoding DUF6785 family protein, which yields MTDRIRFRAVLAGLALGLALCVFTPYNDAYLRNTPIGNGNFPLAPFFVAAWLFVLSAAASRLSKKPPPLNGMEILTAWVLMILFTSIGWNGLAETFFVNITAPQHFAKDAFRWTEVLRPLLPDAWFPDSAAAVKTLYNGLPNAKAMGVGEVLSHVPWGVWLQPLLVWAAFILASFFVMVCLMRLLGKQWVMNERVMFPLFRVPQIMGQALDQGRFGSFWADRFLIAGLFLAGFLHLMNGMHYYFPSVPELPTIILAGKYFPKFGLFSGFYKLKLYIVPAFIGFAFLTTRQISFSFWVFFILAGLSYGLLYVLGLQLPEAALGVTFGADLYRPEGAQSIGAYIVFFLFLAWLARHHLKETFLCLYKPLCRRRLGEDSRPGTPEDWLPPVWPLWGLLFGVLFLAAWGWWFGLPPVAALILPVAFIIVAVVSARVVCQGGLPYFTLTAAPMDGMVGFFGTGMFGQAGIACAAVMQKMLFLDMRSAVLPTLFHGSKACEKNQAKCVVVLGVTAALLLAVGTAFVTMLYLGHKYGLRDLNLEWATQTVLANYENAQRLVDVPTGPNKWTLIYSGAGALIMGLLILCYYRLPWWPLHPLGYLVAYSTGMKVLWFSFFLGWMCNHLCLHYGGTALFNRLRFLFVGLILGDFLMGGFYALLSLWTKTVYNVFPV from the coding sequence ATGACTGACCGAATCCGCTTCCGGGCCGTGCTCGCTGGCCTGGCCCTCGGCCTGGCGCTGTGCGTGTTCACACCGTACAACGACGCCTACCTGCGCAACACGCCCATAGGCAACGGCAACTTCCCCCTGGCCCCGTTCTTTGTCGCGGCATGGCTCTTTGTCCTGTCGGCGGCCGCAAGCAGGCTGAGCAAAAAGCCGCCCCCGCTCAACGGCATGGAGATTCTCACTGCCTGGGTGCTCATGATCCTGTTCACCAGCATCGGCTGGAACGGGCTGGCAGAAACCTTTTTCGTGAACATCACCGCGCCCCAGCATTTCGCCAAGGACGCCTTCCGCTGGACCGAGGTGCTGCGTCCCCTGCTGCCGGACGCATGGTTCCCGGACAGCGCCGCAGCCGTGAAAACGCTCTACAACGGGCTGCCGAACGCCAAGGCCATGGGCGTGGGCGAGGTGCTCTCCCACGTGCCCTGGGGCGTCTGGCTCCAGCCCCTGCTGGTCTGGGCCGCCTTCATCCTGGCTTCGTTCTTCGTCATGGTCTGCCTCATGCGCCTGCTCGGCAAGCAGTGGGTCATGAACGAGCGGGTCATGTTCCCGCTGTTTCGGGTGCCCCAGATCATGGGCCAGGCCCTGGACCAGGGTCGGTTCGGCTCGTTCTGGGCCGACAGGTTCCTGATCGCCGGGCTGTTCCTGGCCGGTTTCCTGCACCTCATGAACGGCATGCACTACTATTTCCCGAGCGTCCCGGAACTGCCCACCATCATCCTGGCGGGCAAGTACTTCCCCAAGTTCGGCCTGTTCTCGGGCTTCTACAAGCTCAAGCTGTACATCGTCCCCGCGTTCATCGGCTTCGCCTTCCTGACCACGCGGCAGATATCCTTCAGCTTCTGGGTCTTCTTCATCCTGGCCGGGCTTTCCTACGGGCTGCTCTACGTGCTGGGCCTGCAACTGCCCGAGGCCGCCCTGGGCGTGACCTTCGGCGCGGACCTCTACCGGCCCGAGGGCGCTCAGTCCATCGGCGCGTATATCGTCTTCTTCCTTTTCCTGGCTTGGCTGGCGCGCCACCACCTCAAGGAAACGTTCCTGTGCCTGTACAAGCCCCTATGCCGCAGAAGGCTGGGCGAGGACTCCAGGCCCGGCACGCCCGAGGATTGGCTGCCCCCGGTCTGGCCCCTGTGGGGGCTGCTCTTCGGCGTGCTCTTCCTCGCGGCATGGGGCTGGTGGTTCGGGCTGCCGCCCGTCGCGGCCCTGATCCTGCCCGTGGCCTTCATCATAGTGGCCGTGGTTTCCGCGCGCGTAGTCTGCCAGGGCGGGCTGCCCTATTTCACGCTCACGGCCGCGCCCATGGACGGCATGGTGGGATTCTTCGGCACGGGCATGTTTGGCCAGGCGGGCATCGCCTGCGCCGCTGTCATGCAAAAGATGCTTTTCCTGGACATGCGCAGCGCGGTGCTGCCCACCCTGTTCCACGGCTCCAAGGCCTGCGAGAAAAACCAGGCCAAGTGCGTGGTGGTCCTCGGCGTGACGGCGGCCCTGCTGCTGGCCGTGGGCACGGCCTTCGTGACCATGCTCTACCTGGGCCACAAGTACGGGCTGCGGGACCTGAACCTGGAATGGGCCACCCAGACCGTGCTGGCCAACTACGAAAACGCCCAGCGGCTGGTGGACGTGCCCACGGGTCCCAACAAGTGGACCCTCATCTACTCGGGCGCGGGCGCGCTGATCATGGGCCTGCTGATTCTCTGCTACTACCGACTGCCCTGGTGGCCCCTGCATCCGCTGGGCTACCTTGTGGCCTATTCCACGGGCATGAAGGTGCTCTGGTTCAGCTTTTTCCTGGGATGGATGTGCAACCACCTCTGTCTGCACTACGGGGGCACGGCCCTGTTCAACCGGCTGCGTTTCCTGTTCGTGGGCCTGATTCTGGGCGATTTCCTCATGGGCGGCTTCTATGCGCTCCTGAGCCTGTGGACGAAAACCGTGTACAACGTGTTCCCGGTGTAG